The genomic interval ATTGTACTTATAGTCTAAAGGactaaaagtaattaaatcCGTATACcatgtttataataaaaaatattaataatctCCCAACTTCCCCCTAGGGAAACCCCAGATAGGGAAACCATTTTAGCATACACATTGCCGTAAAGCTAGcgtaatattgtttttttttttttttgttgttgttattagaTGATGATGTaaaatgtgtttatatgtatagggtatctgctagtcggtcACATACGACTAGTGCACTCTCACTTATGGCTGTTGTTATTTCAGTCAATATGAACGCGTCACGTTTGCAAAAAGTGAAACTGACGTCGctgttgggttttttttttgttgctgcagttgaaTAACACGAAAGTGTGCCAAACGCCTCCACTGACTCACACCGTCCCGACCTCTGTTCCTCTACACTTGCAGCCAATTTAACTGCCTGTCAGCATTTGCGACGCGCGGAAACGCGACGAGCCAAGGCGCTGCAGCCCAttggagccggagccggatcCGGAGGAGTCGCAGCTGTGCGCATACCACGCTGCCGGAAGAGCGGTGAATTCGAGAGCATACAGTGCGCCAATGAACGGGCTGGCAAGGATTGCTGGTGCATCGATGAGTACGGCGTGGAACTGCCGGGCAGCCGGAATACAACACGTGCGGGCGTGCAATGCCGGGAGCCGGCACATTGTGCCGCCTCCGCCTGTCGCATGTTCTGCCCGTCGGGCTTTGCGCGCGATGCCCAAACGGGCTGCTCGGTGTGTCGCTGCCGCGATCCGTGCGATGGCCTGGAGTGCCCTCATGGACAGACATGCCAGCTACAGGAGGTGCAGTGCATTACGGAGCCCTGCCCGCCGCTGCCCACATGCAAGAAGGCGCGCTCGCTGGCCAACTACTGTCCCGCCGGACTGCCGCTGGCCATTGAGGATAGCGTGCGGCCATTTTTGTGCGGCCTGGATGCCGGCAAGCCACAGTGTCCGCCGCTCTACCAGTGTATGGTGGAGTCGGGCAACGACTATGGTGTTTGCTGTCCCAGCGCCTTGACCTTTCAAAAGCCGGGCGTATGTCCGGCGCCCGAGCAGTCGGTCTATACGGAACGCACCGGTTACATGTGCGGCGCACCCTGCAGCCACGATCTGGAGTGCCGCAACCAAGAGAAGTGCTGCTTCACCAAGGGCTGCCAGTTCAATTGTCAGCAGCCGCACAATATGACCGGCTGCCATCAGGCCAAGGCCCTGGCCGATGTGCTGGCCCTCAACGAGCGCGAGGGACGCGGCTATGTGCCCGAATGCAACGGGCCCGGCGGCCAATACTCGCCCAGGCAGTGTAGCCGCAACGGACTCGTCTGCTGGTGCGTGGATCCACGCACCGGGCACAAGATCAAGGAGTCCATGGGTGCGGCCAATAGCGTCAACTGTGAGGGTTGGGAGAACATGATCAGTCGCTCCTATGCGCGCAGCTTCCAGATGGAGCAATGCGACACAAACATCTGCGCCGCCGTCTGCGAATATGGATTCAAGGTAAGATTGAATGAAGCAACTACCAGGGCAGACCAGATTATGATAGTTATCTACATTTTATAGAATGACCACAATGGCTGTCCCACCTGCGAGTGCTCTGAGCCCTGTGAGGGCTTCAAGTGTGCCCTGGGCTCACACTGTGAGGTGGCCACGGATCCATTGTGCGAATCAGGCTCCACTCTGTGCGCATCTTGGCCCGTTTGCAAGCCGGATCTAGCCTACTCCAATCCCTGTGATATAGGCACACCGCTTTCGGACACGGTCAGCGGCGAGGTTATGTATTGCTTTGAGGAGCGACAGGCGCGTAGCTTTCAGCCCACAGCCTTCTTTGAGCCTGAGACAGAGTCCAAGCAAGGGCGCTCCATGAGCAACCGCATCATGTGCCCCGAGCAGTACAAGTGCACCAAGCTGCACCGCGAGGCGGAGAGCGTCTGCTGCCCACTGCCAGAACAGACCACAGCTGCCGAAGATGAGCAAACGACGAGGCAGCAAACCAGTAAGTCTCCATTGgaataaatagtttttaattgtgACCAATCGACCAGTTGAGCTAACAGTCAAGCAATCAGCCTCTCAATCAAGCAGTCTGTCAATCAATAAGTCTGTCAAGCATTCCATAAATCAGACAAGCAATGAGTTAGAGAGTCAGCCAGCCAAAGAATGGGTCAGTCGCtcagtcattcaatcaattagtcagtcTTAGTCTGTCAACCAGAGAATCAATCGGTCAGTCAGTTATCTTATCAGTAGGTCAACCGATGAATCAGgcaagagagagggagagagacagTCAATAAGTCAGTTACTttatcagtcaatcaatccgTCAATCTATCAATTAGTCAAAGAGTCCACCATCCAGACAATTTGGCTGGCCATCTGTCGATTTATCAGCAATCAATCAGTCGGTCAGCATTCTGCGAGTCAATCACTTtgctatgtttttttttctaaatttcttttatgcCTCTTGCAGTGTGCGAATATCTGCGCGATTTCTCGGAGCGCATGGAGGGCACCGAGGCGGGCATGCAGCTTGCCATGCCGGCGCCACGCTGCACAGACGAGGGTGACTATGCGGGCCGGCAGTGTGAGCTGCGCAAGATACGCGTAACTCGGGCCGAACAGCGCCAAATTCTGGAGGAGAACACCATAAGGCGCATGCGCATGCTGCTGGccggagcagctgctgctggtgcgaAACGCAGTCGGCGCAACGCGGAACGGCTAAAGCTCTACCGTGTGAACGACAGCGCGCTGAAGGTGCAAGTCGCGGGCGCTGTGGCGCCGGCGCAGGCAATGGGCCGGAGCGCCAAGGTCATCGATATGGGCGccgagcggcagcagcaacagctgtttgGCACGGACATTAAGAAGGTGGCGCCGGCGCCGAAGCGACCCAGTGCCGAGGACGAACTGGTTGAAATGGAAGTGGAGCAGTGCTGGTGCGTGGACAGCTTTGGCACCGAAATACCCAAATCGCGTGGCTACAATGTCAGCGACGAGAGCTGCCAGCAGCTGCGCGTGGAGCTGGACTGCCTGGATCTGACCTGCCGCATGGGCTGCGAATATGGCTTTGCCCTGGATCCGGAGACCCGCTGTCCGGCCTGCCAGTGCCGTGATCCCTGCGAGGGCGTCAGCTGCGGAGAGGGCAAAGAGTGCCGCATTGTGGATGTTAGTTGCGAGGGCGAGTACTGTCCGCCAGTGCCCGCGTGCTTGCCACGCAAGCCGGGCCAGTGCCCCTATCTGGTGCCACCGGGACCGACGGATAATCTGGATGCGAACATCTGCGCCTACGAGTGCCGCACGGATGCCCACTGTGAGGGCACACGTCGCTGCTGCTCGAATGGCTGCGGTACGCAGTGCGTGGAGCCACAGCTGAAGACCGCCTGTCAGCATCTGCAGGCCATACAGCTACATCAGAGCTCCGAGCTGGGCATACCCGCACGCCAGATGACAGTGGCCCAATGTGATGCGATAACGGGCAAATGGGAGCAGGTGCAGTGCTCATCCGATGGCTATTGCTGGTGTGTAAATGCACAGGGTGAACAGCTGCCGGGCACCAGAGTCAAGACGCCAGAGATGCCCATTTGCCGCGCCAACTCCAGCTATGCCTGCAGTCCGATGAAGTGCAGCAATAGCTGCGAGAGCGGCTACCAAGTGGATGCCCATGGTTGTCCCAGCTGCGAGTGCCGCAACTATTGCGCCGAAGTGAGCTGTGCCAGCGACGAGGAGTGCCAGCTGATTAGCGTGGAGTGCGTGGACACGCCCTGCCCCAAGATGCCCATCTGTGTGCCGCGACGCGCCTCCGTCTGTGCCGAGGGCAAGCCCCTGCAGCAGGGCGAACTGGATGTCAGCTGTGGCCCGCACAGCGAGCAGGAAACCTGCCCCACCACGCACACATGCCAGCTAAATCCGGTCAGCAATCGTGGCGTCTGCTGCTCCAAGACGCGTGATGTCTGCTTCGAGTCCATGGATCCCCTGTGCCTGGCCAGCA from Drosophila virilis strain 15010-1051.87 chromosome 2, Dvir_AGI_RSII-ME, whole genome shotgun sequence carries:
- the LOC6632307 gene encoding neurogenic locus notch homolog protein 1, producing MPPHCEQRWLKLFSGCLLPLLLLLLVLQAADAKRSNANLTACQHLRRAETRRAKALQPIGAGAGSGGVAAVRIPRCRKSGEFESIQCANERAGKDCWCIDEYGVELPGSRNTTRAGVQCREPAHCAASACRMFCPSGFARDAQTGCSVCRCRDPCDGLECPHGQTCQLQEVQCITEPCPPLPTCKKARSLANYCPAGLPLAIEDSVRPFLCGLDAGKPQCPPLYQCMVESGNDYGVCCPSALTFQKPGVCPAPEQSVYTERTGYMCGAPCSHDLECRNQEKCCFTKGCQFNCQQPHNMTGCHQAKALADVLALNEREGRGYVPECNGPGGQYSPRQCSRNGLVCWCVDPRTGHKIKESMGAANSVNCEGWENMISRSYARSFQMEQCDTNICAAVCEYGFKNDHNGCPTCECSEPCEGFKCALGSHCEVATDPLCESGSTLCASWPVCKPDLAYSNPCDIGTPLSDTVSGEVMYCFEERQARSFQPTAFFEPETESKQGRSMSNRIMCPEQYKCTKLHREAESVCCPLPEQTTAAEDEQTTRQQTMCEYLRDFSERMEGTEAGMQLAMPAPRCTDEGDYAGRQCELRKIRVTRAEQRQILEENTIRRMRMLLAGAAAAGAKRSRRNAERLKLYRVNDSALKVQVAGAVAPAQAMGRSAKVIDMGAERQQQQLFGTDIKKVAPAPKRPSAEDELVEMEVEQCWCVDSFGTEIPKSRGYNVSDESCQQLRVELDCLDLTCRMGCEYGFALDPETRCPACQCRDPCEGVSCGEGKECRIVDVSCEGEYCPPVPACLPRKPGQCPYLVPPGPTDNLDANICAYECRTDAHCEGTRRCCSNGCGTQCVEPQLKTACQHLQAIQLHQSSELGIPARQMTVAQCDAITGKWEQVQCSSDGYCWCVNAQGEQLPGTRVKTPEMPICRANSSYACSPMKCSNSCESGYQVDAHGCPSCECRNYCAEVSCASDEECQLISVECVDTPCPKMPICVPRRASVCAEGKPLQQGELDVSCGPHSEQETCPTTHTCQLNPVSNRGVCCSKTRDVCFESMDPLCLASNQSVRNATRYRFSPKANKCVPLTIDVTSTACQTKNLFHNELACNSVCPVLTQCERLKLKNSLAAQRSGHSSVWFQPRCDPITGHWMPVQCLGKQPALPARHTEIVSRAFASSSSSSSSEQTPPSPYGVCWCADRKGAPLKGTLTRDIEPTCNSRQARNRKNLELGDPLMEQLIAQLTQLNDVDSLGLDLDEVEAKLAQPTTAMPAESVSERVMELANSLLDSQLSVEVAPMQLNTTRCHALAATATFNVSCDEAGAFRPLQCNGRSCWCVDAAGNQLQASHVFGQGDKRCDPVPIEAVSIELHMTNTSGGGGDGSVRNVYDSIRRELQQLLGSVVENLRVQENFDGSVIVRFELHNEAKVDMAFAIEMAIQAGGFHLVGGRFRPDLTRSHFIHRTAVPSVAQARATAPDESVQLAMFVMASCSAFLVSVFVVYVMLKRGWHKTGALHKNAYDYPKGVAGSCEKPLDYSLPIFVLDDTQPESIKAAKA